ACACAGGACAAAGAGCGTGTCGTTGATCGCGACCCTCACCAGTACAATGGTGTGGGCTTCTGCAGAGGACATCCTCACCAGGAGGGCGCACACTAAGTTCACAACTAAAAACACCAGGCTGATAAACAGGAAGAGCAGGTACAGTGGCAGCCTGCAGGTCATGAGAATAGAGAAACATATTATATGAAAATTTCTGTTCAGATTTATTATTTGGATTATTTAAACTAGGTTAGGGTTTCCTAGTCACCTGGTCTTACCTGTATCTCAAAAGCTCCGGTGCATATTTTGACTTTGCCTTGAAAATGACCTGTCGAgcgaaaagaaaaaaaagtgcatcaTGCAAATGCGTCATGCTCTTTTGCTTGCCCATTTTCACTTCTCTATTCTCGCTCTAAGAAAAGCAAGACATTCTCTTGAAACAGGAACTTCACAGCTTTAAACGACAGACACATTTTCTGAGACAACACAAGCTATAAAGCTTTGTGACTCACTGTCAACTCGCAACTGACGCTCAAATCAGTACAAGAGGATTATGCTAAAAATAAGCATTAGGTAAATGCCACAGAAGCTATTATTTGATATTTGGATTATATAAGCGAGATGAGGAATGATTCACTGCATCACATGTTATATCTGATATGAATATAAGTATATTACACTGATAGCAAGGTGTAATATTTACCAGACAGATCATAAATGGTCCTCACTATTAGGTGCtgttaaaatcagtgactattAGAGTGTTATATTAGATGTAATGGATGTAACAGGTAGGCCTGGGCCATAACTCTGaaatttagggctgcaactaagaattattttcatcagtAATTAATCTGACGTCTGTGGCCTGAATGCACGGGGCCAGTCTTAAGACTCTCCGAGCGTAGGATGCAGCTTACAGTTTAGTTAAAGAGAGGGGTGCAGCATGAGCGACTTTAATCTCTTGTTTTATTAGTTTTCAAGGGGAGAGATCCAGGGTGGGGGTGTGTATGGGGTCGCCATTGGGAGGGTGATGGGGGGGATACAGGAGTTTGACGGTTGTTAGTTCTCCATGATCACACAAGCTTactttgtatgtgtatgtgtgtgctatAGGGGGGCGAGGTGGAGATGGAAAAGGGTGAAAATGTATGGTGTATAATAATTATCGTTGGTACTTTTCTCAATAAAAATTTaccaaaaaaagtaattaatcaattattttgtcaattgaaaatagtgaaaattgaCTATCAACATGTCCCAGAGCCCAAACTGTCATATTCAAATTACTTtctttgtctgaccaacagcccaaagacttaagatattcagtttactatcaagCAAATACTCATATTCCATACTATGGGAACTGTGACTTTTAGGgctaataaacaaatattttcattattgattcacctaccaattattttctcgattaatcaatcaatcgtttagtctataaaatgtcaaagagtAGTAAAAATAACTCCAATCCTGGATTCTTAGAGTCCaatgtgacatcttcaaatgtctcttATTGTacgaccaacagttcaaaagatattacatgtaaaattatataaaaaagaaaaagaagcacaTCACATTTGATAGGCTGGAATCGACTTATTGGTTGGTGTTTTACATGACAAATGACTGAAAAGATTAAcggattatcaaaacagttacGCCAAATCATTTTCTTTCGACTGACTAATCGGccaactgttgcagctctatccATTTTTCTTAAGAAATGGCTTAAAACAGTTGATTGATTATAAAAATCAGTGcttaattttctattgattgacggattaattaactaatcacTTCAGTTCTAGTGTAATTGTGTTGTTCTGATATACATTATCTTCTTATGAGCTGTTTTTACTTTACACAGTTCATTGCACATCACCAGTTTGATCATGTTAATGTGATTTTGCTTAAATTTGCCATATCCTGATATATATATCACTAACTAAAAAACATTCTTAATCATGTGATATTAATTTTGACCATACTGCTCAACTCTAGTTGCATGGCTCTCCAGGTGGGACTCTCATTTGAACATGATCCAGTGTTGATCAACATATGAGACTGTATAATCTTGTTCTGTGccattttattcttttactggCAGCCCACAGCCATTTTACACTTTAGGATGCCAAAAGGTTTCAGCCTCTGGTTCAAATGAGGACATAGTATGTTTGACTAAAAGCTGAATCTCTACAGATCTCTTGAAATTCAACAACCATAACAGTGAGCTCAGAGAGGTGCAGAGAAGTGACACACATAACACACCACATGACGCCTAGGGCCAGAATAAACAACTCACCTGTGCAAAGTAAAGGTTCATGAGACTGAGTGTGAAGAACTGCAGGCAGACGGGGAAGCAGTAGAGCAGCCAGAATGGAAAGGGACCCAAAGTGTTGGCTGTGATGAAGTTCTTGAAGTAGAAGGAGAAGAGCACGGTGCGCAGGGCCGACCATAGCAGACACAGGAACAGGAACACAGTCTGGTAGCTGAAGCGCTTGTGTCGGTACCGTAGGACCAGCCAGAGCTGGACgtagatgaagatgaagagcagGGAGTAGAAGACGGTATACACCACAGTCAGGCCCAACGTGACGTAGGGGGGCACGGCCGGGCTGAGAGTAGGCAGAGGCAAAGGCAGGGACTGGTCCATCGGCGACGGCTCATTCTCCTCCACCAGGGCCTCCATGACCTGCGCTCCCTGGCCGGGGGAGGAGGGAGCGGAGCGGGGTGGGGAGAGGGGGGACTCTGCCGGTGTTCGCCGCCGGTCTCAGGCTTCACAGAGCCAGCCTCCCTCCCGCTGTTTGCCCGGGCTACAGCTCTGCACAAGGAGACGGCTCTCACGCCCGGCAGAGGAGAGGTGAGAGCCGCGGCAGAAAGAGGCTGAGAGAAAAGTCTGTGGTTAGGGCTGTcaagaagagggagaaaagggaAGCAGCAGGGAGAAAACAAGTCTAACTTCCTGCTGCAGCGCCGAGCGAGCCAGAGACAGCCGGAGAGAGAGGCACATGATCAGTGATGAGAATGAGCCGTTTGTCCGGAGCAGCAGCGGGCAGGAAGCTGCAGAGAGCTGCAGCCAGGAGCTTACAGCCAGGACAGGCCGGCCCCCGCCTCGTTACGTGACGGTACGCATCAGCTGACGCACGCTACTGTACCTTTAACCCTGTGATGGAGCTTCCCACCACAGCACTGCTCCCAGGAGAGCAGCTCACAGCTCGTACATGTGTTTACGTTCATTTTGTTAACGTTCATGAAGAAAAATCACGTTCATCATGAAAAGTAACTCCACTTCAGATCATTTCACCAGTTCTTAGACGA
This genomic interval from Thunnus thynnus chromosome 14, fThuThy2.1, whole genome shotgun sequence contains the following:
- the gpr137ba gene encoding G protein-coupled receptor 137Ba gives rise to the protein MEALVEENEPSPMDQSLPLPLPTLSPAVPPYVTLGLTVVYTVFYSLLFIFIYVQLWLVLRYRHKRFSYQTVFLFLCLLWSALRTVLFSFYFKNFITANTLGPFPFWLLYCFPVCLQFFTLSLMNLYFAQVIFKAKSKYAPELLRYRLPLYLLFLFISLVFLVVNLVCALLVRMSSAEAHTIVLVRVAINDTLFVLCAISLSLCLYKIAKMSLANIYLESKGTSVCQVTVVGAIVILLYASRACYNLVVLGLSNKSINSFDFDWYNVSDQADLQLTLGDAGYIVFGVILFVWELLPTSLVVFFFRVRQPNLDRSGSGLPGHVFSSRAYFFDNPRRYDSDDDLAWSVMPQNIQASLAADGYEWGSQSSGISAYIGGDESYHLPPPSEELSHY